In Campylobacter massiliensis, the DNA window CCTTGTATTATTCCCTGCGGATTTTCTGCGATAACCTCCAGCGCATAATCTAGCGCAGCCTGCTGTTTATCGTTTAGCGCATAATCCCAATAGTCGGCTTGAGTTAAATTTTCCATCGCGGCGTCCGATAAATCGACTACAAAGGCTTGATGTTTCGTATCGTCTCGCCTTTTTTGCGGCTCGAGCGTAACTACTAATTTATTCCCGCCGTGCTCGTCTTTGGTTCTATTTGCAAAATACCAAGCTTCGTCTACGCTATCGCTAAAAGCTGTCGCGCCCTTATAGGCTTGGTTATTCTCATCGGGGTTGCTGGGCTGCTTTGGCTGATGATGTAAAAATATGATAGTAGCTCCGTTTTCCCTAAGCTTTTTTAGATCGTCCAACACCGGGATAACGATATTATCTTTCGCCATATCCCCGCCGATAAAATCTCTTATACTATCTATTACTATCAACGTATCGTCAAGCTTGCCGGCATAATTATCCACATCGCATGCCAAATCGCTTATTAGATGCCTTTTGTCTAGATATTCGCCGTCTTGACTTCTTACAAGTCCGCTTACGTAAACTAATCTGCTTTTGTAAGGCTCATCCATTAGCGTAATATCTAGCTTCCTGCGCGAGAATACGCCCAAGCCGTTGTCGCCGTCTATGTATAAAATTCTTTTAACCTTATCTTTTTCTAATAGCCATTTACAAAGGTTTAATACAAAATAGCTTTTGCCTGCTCCGCCTCTAGCGTAAATATTAACTAGCGTTCGTTTTACCAAAAAGCCGTCCACTAGCCACTCTGGCGTATATTCTTGTATTTTTTCGGGAGTAATTTTAAATTTTTGTAAGCTAGCAAATGTAATTTTTTCTCGCTCTTTCTTGCTAGGTTTAGTTTCTTTGGGTACAATCTCCTCGTTCTCATAGTTGAAGTCCTTTCGCCTAGCATCCCGCGCTTCTTGGCTAGGCGAGGTTTTTATTTCAGGTTCGTATCTATCCGCAAATGACATACTAATTCTCCTTTATTAATCGATCTAGTATATTTTTAAATTTGTTCTCATAGTGCTTGTTATCGTTGGCACTAAACCTTATAAACTCGTAAAAATACGAGCCTATTAACCGCACGTCGGCATTCAACTCTTTCTGCAAAATTTCCTTAGTCGTTTCGTTTGAGCGTCTATCGAAAAATATAATCTTTTTGCCCTGATAGGCTTTTAGGGCTTCAGTAAATTTAACTCCTGCGCTAAATTCGAATTCATCTTTGAAACATAGATAATCAAAGCCTAAAATCTCGAATAACGGCGCATCCTGATAGGCTCCGCTTACCATCAATACACGTCTACCAGTTGTCTTTTGGATGCAGATATTGGCGTTTCCGCTTCTAAACGGATCGCTTTGCGAGTAAATCTCGTTGTATAACTCGCAATTAGCATAGTCCAAAACGCGCATAAAATGACCTTTGTCGTTTTGCAGTATCAGGGTGATTTTGTTTTTGGTATTTATCCCCAAAAAGTCTATCAGGGTATTAAGCCCGCCGAAACTGTCAAAAAAGCGTCTATCGTAAGATTTGTAAATTTTACTAAATACGCCTTTTTTATCGTTTTGTAGGGCTTTTGCTAGCCTTTGCCTTTGAGCTTGTAAAGCATCCATATCAAGCTCCTATCAAATCGCGCAGCTCGGCTTCAAGCTTGGCTAGCTCGCGGGCTCTAGCTTCTCTTTTCTCTCGCTCCTTTGCCGCTCTTAGCTCCAGCTCTCTTTGCCGCAAGAATTCTTTGGCTTCTTTGATTTCTTTTTCGCTGTCTATCCCTAGCCTATATTCGTTGGCCCGGCTACCGTTTCCATAATGTCTCATAGTCTATCCTTTTTAAGAGATTAGATTAGGGTTTTCTTGACTTTTTATGGGCAAAGGGTATAATAATCGTCTCACTTATCATTATAAACCCTTGTCTTGCCCTTAAAAAGCTAGACAAGGATTTATCCCTTTTGTTCGTTATTTAATAGCCACTCATTAATTCTTTTTCTACTGTATCGTATCACTCTGCCAAATTTACTAAACGGTAATGGGTTTTTATCGCTTAGCTGTCGTTTCCTCATGCGCATACGCTCTTGGGTTGGTATGTTTAAGCCGATTTCTGCCTCTAATTGCTCAGGGGTCATCCATTCATCGGCTAAACTTTGTAATGTTGGTAGTGGTGTGGTGTTTGTATTGTTTGAAGCGACTAACATTGTAAATACTCCTCTTTTAATTTTGATTTGGAGTATTTTATATTATTTTTACTTAAAAGACAAGTTAGTTTGGGAAAAATATAAAAACTTATTTTATTTTGTCATTTATTGCTTTGGTATAAGTTTCTTAGTTTTTATAAAATCACAGATAGCGTTTAGTAACTCATTGCGAGTAATAACCCTTATAGGTAGTTTGTATTCTTCGGATATTTTTAACAGTATATCTCTGTAATGATTTTTTAGATCACGCTCCGTTTGTATTTCCTTGTATTCCATTTTAATATCTTGAAGCTCTACAAGTGGAGGGATAGAGACTTTAATATCGCCACTGTATCTAGTGCTAGTAGTTATTACTTTTTCGGCTTCCTCTAAATCTGATATAAGCTGGTCCGACATTTCATTTATTCTTCTTGGTATCAATTTTCTCACATGCGGCTTGTTTGTTTTTTCGAAACGCCTATCTATCATTGTCATAATTGAAGATGGCCATTCGTTCTTATGGGTTGCCTTAATTTTTTCATCCTCGTCATCGTCTATTTTTGAGTATTTCTCTAAAATCTTTTTGGTTTCGGCAAAAATTTCAGATATTCTCTTCATCTCTTTTTTTATTTTATTCCCATTGAGTTTCGCTTGGACTTGGGCTTGTTTAAGACTGATAAAATCTTGCAAAAACATTGATAACAAAATAGAGACTGGCCAGACTATGCCCTTTGAAGATAGCAGCATAACGTCTTGCTCTGTGAGATTGCCGTAGGCTTCACTCAGCTTTTCCTCTATATTCTTACTAAATGCAAAATTACTGCCAGAGATGGCAGATGTAGTTTTTTGGATAGCTTTTACTGCTAAATTTTCACCCGTCTTTAATCCACGCTTTGTTTCATTGAGAAGTTCGGAATATTCTTGCTCTTGCATATTGGCTCCTTTAAATTCCTAAATTTTCTATACTGTTAAGGTGATCGCCATACCACTGCATCAGCTTGGCTCTCACATCGTCTTTTGCCATCTTGCGCTGGTAGTGTTCTTTTATTTGATTTTTTTCTTTGTGCGCTAGACTAGCCTCGATCGCCTCTTCCGTTACGCCATGCTTCAGCAAATCCGCCTTGTTTAAAGTGCAAATCGTCCTAAACGTCGATCTAAAGCCATGCGCCGTTGCTAGCCCTTTGTATTTATTTTTGTGCCCCATATTCTTTATCGCTTTATTTATAGTTCCGCTTGCAATATGACCCGTTTCCGCTTGTATACTAGGAAAAACATATATACTATTCTGACTATACCTAAACTGCTCTTCTAAAATTTTAAGGGCATAAGTGTTCAAAAATACATGGTGGGTTTCTCTCATTTTCATTTCAATAGGTCGTATGGTCCAAATCCCGTTTTCCATATCAATATCTTCCCATTTGGCCTCCGCCGTATTCCCGGCTCTATTGCCTGTAAGTATTTGCAGGTAGATAGCCCGCTTTGTATTAAGCTCAACGGTGTTATTGTTTTTTAAATCTTGGATAAACTCTTTTATTAAATCGTCATCTATTGGCGCAGGATGCCTCGTGTCAATTCCATTTTTCTTATTAAACAATCTAGCCGTTGGAAAATCTTCACTCAAATACTGCGTCGGATCAAGAGAAATATAACCGTCTCTACAAGGCGTTTTAAAAATATCTTTCAAATATCCTATTATTCTATGGATCGTCTCGAGTCTTGATTTGTTGGGGTTGTTGGGATTAAAGATCGGCGTTAATAAAGATTTTAAGTCCGACGCCTTTATATCTTTTACGTCTTTGGTAGATAGCGAGGGTAGTATATACGTATCTAAGCGGCTTTTGATTTTTACATAGTAACTTTCAAGGGTTATAGCTTTTTTTTGATTTAGCCACTCATTGGCTAAATTGCCAAAAATATACTTACTGCTTTTGCGATCAAGACTTTCTAAGCTCTTGCCCTGCTCTAGGTTATTCAATATACCTAATGCGTCTTTTCTTGCCTCTTCTACGCTATAAATGCCAGGTCTAAAGTCTTTTAGTTTTTTTCGTTTCTTATCTTTTAGCCTAATGAAAAAACTTTTAAGACCGCTTGGGTTAATGGAGACGTATAGTTCTTTCGGAGCTCCTACGGCCTTAATATACTCTTTGTCTTTTGGGTCAAGTTTTCTTATATCCCGATCTGTTAAATAGTTTCTTGAAACATTAGCCATTTTATCGACTTCTTACCTAATAAATATTTCTTACCTAATTTCTTACCTTTTAAAACTACAACGAATTATATTTGAGTAAAATTAAAAAACACCTAAATGCGTATAAAAGTGCCTTTTATAGGGTATTTATCGGGGAAAACTAAAACGAAATAAATATTAAGAATAGGTGAAAATAGGGATAAATGGTGGCCCCGAATGGACTCGAACCATCGACCACTACCATGTCAAGGTAGTGCTCTACCAACTGAGCTACGGGACCGAAAAATAGAAATTTACCCAAAATAATATTGAAATTAGCTTAAATTTTGCGATTTTTCGTAAAAAGCAAAATTTGAACGCGATCCTATTTCGCCAAATTTGACCCTGCTCGGCGATCCCAAAATAAAAACATATAAAGATTAGATTTTAATAGAAAAGTCTTGATAAATCTTAAAAATAAAATCTCATAAAACCGTCTATCCGCAGTCAAATTTACACTAAATCCCCTAAATTTAGGGATAACTTTGGTAGAGTAAATTTTTAATAAAACTCATAGCAAACTCATGATAATATAATTATAATGCCATCATGATATTTCATTCAAAGGAGAATGTATGCAAGAGCAAATGTCAAGACGCGACTTGTTAAAGCTAGGTATGGCTGGTGCGGGCGCGCTCGCGCTAGGCGCGGTAAATGCGCAAGCAAGCGCGTTAAACGCAAAAGACGTCAAATTTGACGAAGAGTGGGACGTGATCATCATCGGCTCGGGCTTTGCGGGACTTGCGGCAGGCTTAAAAGCGGCACAAAAAGGCAGCAAGGTGCTAATCCTTGAAAAAATGGGTCGCATCGGCGGCAACTCCGTAATCAACGGCGGCGGCATGGCGGTCGCAAACAACCCAGTGCAAGCAAAAACCAACATCAAAGATAGCAAAGAGCTATTCATTGCCGACTGTCTAAAAGCCGGTCTTGGCATCAACCACACCGAGCTTTTGGAGACATTAGTCGATCGCGGTATGGACGCGTATAACTTCCTTGTTGAAAACGGCGTTCAGTTTAAAGAGCACTGCGCGCACTTTGGCGGTCACACGGTCGCTCGCTCGCTACTAACTACAAACGACTCGGGTTCAGGCTATATCCAGCCGATGCTTGAAAAATTCGAAGCGCTAAAAGACAAAGGCTGCGAGCTTCGCCGCCGCGCCAAATTTGACGACTTCGTGCTAGACGACAGCGGCCGCGTCGTGGGCGTAACGATCAGAGAAGAGTATAGATTCGACGATAAGCTTTACAGCGACGACCTAGAAAACACGAGCGGCACGAAAAAAACGTTAAAGGCAAACAAAGGCATAGTTTTGGCAGCCGGCGGATTTTGCCGCGATAAGGCGTTTAGAAAGCTTCAAGATCCTAGGATTCCGGACGACGTGGATAGCACGAACCACCCGGGAGCGACCGCGGGCGCGCTACTAAAAGCATTTGAAATCGGCGCGTATCCGGTGCAAGTAGACTGGATCCAGTTTGGTCCGTGGGCGAGCCCGGACGAAAAGGGCTTTGGCACCGCTCCGATTTTGACGCAGCAAGGCACCTTCAAATACGGCATCGCGGTCGATATTCGCACCGGCAAGCGCTTTATGAACGAGCTAGCCGACCGCAAAACCCGCGCGGACGCCGAGTTTAAAATTTTACGTGAAAAACCGGGCGCGTACCCGATAACTTTCGCCGACACTAAAATGGCGTTTAAAGACCTAAGCGAAGAGATCATCCAAAAAGGCATGGGTAGCGGCAAGATAGTTGGCGAGTGCGCTACGCTCGATGATATCGCTAAAAAATACGGCGTACCTGCCGACGCGCTAAAAGAAACCGTCAAAAAATATAACGAAGGCGTCAAGGCTAAAAAAGACGAATTTGGCAAACAAGAAAGCGCGCTTAGCGAGATCAACGAAGCTGGACCGTTCTACGTCATCCGCCTATCGCCGAAGCCTCATCACACCATGGGCGGCCTAAAGATCAATGCCAAAGCCGAGGTCATCTCAAGTAAGACAAACAAACCGATCCCCGGCCTCTTTGCTGCGGGCGAGATCACAGGCGGTACGCACGGCGCGAGCAGGCTTGGCACGGTTGCGATAACCGATTGTATAGTTTTCGGAATGATAGCCGGAGAAAAAATCTAGCCTAAATTTGGTAAAACGAAGTTCTCGCGAGCGCTTTTAAATGATTTCGTAAATTTCGCCCTGCGACAGACTATATGTCTAGTCTTGGGACGAAATTTACTTCAAAACATTTAAAATCATCTCGCGATAATCCGTTTTAATTTTGTATCACAGGCCAAATTCGGCTTGCGATATTTCGTTAAATTTGATGGCAAATTTGATGTGTGGTAGCGCCAAATTTAAACCTGCACGCAGTGCAGCAACAGCTCACGTGCAGTGGGGTTAGAGAGGGCTTGGGAGAGGAAGGGGCGACGCTTCGTAAGTAGAACCCCCTTCCTCTCCCAAAGAAAGAATAAAGTAAGCTGCAAAGTAAAGCTGAAATGTAATTCAAGCCCCTTACCCCTTAACAAGAAAAGACAAATTTAAAGTTGCCGTGTATAACGTGCTATGAAAATTAAATACCAAATTTGCCCCTCAAATTTAACCGCCGAATTTGAGTTAAAAAGAGTTTTAACGATGAAGAAATTTAAAAAAGAAAAAGCTAAAGAGACCGCATCTCTTTAGCCGACACCTCACAGAAAGGAATTCGCATGAAACATAAAGCGTTTCTCGCCTTGTGCGCGTCTATGCTACTATGCTCTTTTGCATTTAGCGCAGAAGCCTTAGGTGCAAAGATAACGTCTTTAACTGATCTTAACGTCACCGACGAGCTGCGAGCCAAACACCCTTTAAAGCCTCACCACGAAAAGCTAAGCTTCACCTGTCTTGATTGTCACGAAGGACAAGGAAACGACGCTAGTAAATTTAAATCTATTGGCGATAAAGGCTGTATATCCTGTCACGGCGACAAGAAAAAGATAGCTAAAAGACTAGAATACATGGATCTGCTAAAAGCAAATCCCCACAACTCGGTTCACGACGGCCCTACGCTATACTGCGACGAGTGCCACAACGAGCATAAAAAATCAACCAATATGTGCACGGAGTGCCACGAACACGAAGTTCCGCAATGGATGGGGGTAACGCCATGAAAATTTCAAAGAAAGTACTAGCGCTTATTATATTAGTAAGCGGCATTATAGGATTTTTAGTCGTACTTCCCGTGCATTACGCCCTAGAAGAAACTAGCGGAGAGAAGTTTTGCGTAGTGTGCCACGAGATGGATCCTATGGTTATAGCTTATAGTAACGACGTTCACAGCGGCAAAGGCAAAAGCGGAGTAAGGGCTAAATGCGTAGACTGCCACATACCTCATGATAACCTAGCTAAATACGTCTTAGTTAAAGCCAGAAACGGACTAATGGAGGGATATATTCATTTCTTTAAAGATCCGGAGGCTATAGACTGGCATAAAAACAGAGAGAAAAGAGAGCACTTCGTATTTGATAACGGTTGCGTTAGCTGCCATACGAATTTGGTGGATAATAAGCTAACCTCAGCCCAAGCCCAAAAGATGCACGCTCACTATCAAAGCTTGCTAAATACGGATAAGCAACTAACCTGCGCTAGCTGTCACGCCGAGGTAGGCCACAGCGGGCTAAACAATATGCTAAACTACTGGAAGCCTGAATACAAAATCTACGAAAAGAAAGCCGCAATCAAAAAAGAAGAGATAAAGAAGGCATATTTTGGGGAGGATTATGTAGGGGCGAAGGTGGGAAACAAAGAAGACAATGCCACCAAAAAGTAGGCTAAAATGAAGAAAATTTTGCTCGTTAGCGACGACGCCCAGATGCAAATAAATCTCAACGCCGCGCTTTACCGCTTTAACATCCGCATAGTTCGCTTTGAAAATTTAAGCGAGCTAAAAGAGGATTACTACAACGGCAACCGCTACATCTTTTACGTTATCGACGTAAAGACGAAGGATCTGGCGAATTTCGAGTCAGTCAAATTTCTGCGAGATAACGGGAGCCTAACTCCCGTTATGATCCTTGTAGACAAGGCAATACCAGCGCTTTATAAGAAAATTTACTACGCCAAATACGACGATTTTATGGTTAAGCCGTTTTTGCCGGAGGAGTTTTTGTTTCGGGTATTTAGAAACTGCCGAATTTTGCTCGGAAGCAAATTTGAGCTAAAAAACGGCGCTATCTACGACAAAAACAGTCTCACGCTGCACATAAACGGCACAAATATAATGCTCGGCAAAAAAGAGGGATTGTTTTTAGAAATTTTAGCTAAAAACGCCCCGCACGTAGTAACGATCCAAGAGCTTGAGTGGAGTATCTATAAGGACGAAGAGGTCTCGTCCGATCGCCTGCGCTCGCTCGTGCGCCAACTACGTGCGAAACTACCCTTTGAGCTAATCAAAACCGTGCGCAGTATCGGGTATAGTTTGGAGGAGTAGCTAAAGCTTAGGCAGGATCACCTCTTTTTGCGCGAGCCTTTCAAAGGTGCAGACGTCGCCGTAAATTTTAGCCAGCAGTTCGTCGTTTAAGACCTGCGCGACGCTACCTTTTGAGACGATCCGCCCATCGC includes these proteins:
- a CDS encoding MerR family transcriptional regulator — its product is MLVASNNTNTTPLPTLQSLADEWMTPEQLEAEIGLNIPTQERMRMRKRQLSDKNPLPFSKFGRVIRYSRKRINEWLLNNEQKG
- a CDS encoding tyrosine-type recombinase/integrase, encoding MANVSRNYLTDRDIRKLDPKDKEYIKAVGAPKELYVSINPSGLKSFFIRLKDKKRKKLKDFRPGIYSVEEARKDALGILNNLEQGKSLESLDRKSSKYIFGNLANEWLNQKKAITLESYYVKIKSRLDTYILPSLSTKDVKDIKASDLKSLLTPIFNPNNPNKSRLETIHRIIGYLKDIFKTPCRDGYISLDPTQYLSEDFPTARLFNKKNGIDTRHPAPIDDDLIKEFIQDLKNNNTVELNTKRAIYLQILTGNRAGNTAEAKWEDIDMENGIWTIRPIEMKMRETHHVFLNTYALKILEEQFRYSQNSIYVFPSIQAETGHIASGTINKAIKNMGHKNKYKGLATAHGFRSTFRTICTLNKADLLKHGVTEEAIEASLAHKEKNQIKEHYQRKMAKDDVRAKLMQWYGDHLNSIENLGI
- a CDS encoding AAA family ATPase, with the protein product MSFADRYEPEIKTSPSQEARDARRKDFNYENEEIVPKETKPSKKEREKITFASLQKFKITPEKIQEYTPEWLVDGFLVKRTLVNIYARGGAGKSYFVLNLCKWLLEKDKVKRILYIDGDNGLGVFSRRKLDITLMDEPYKSRLVYVSGLVRSQDGEYLDKRHLISDLACDVDNYAGKLDDTLIVIDSIRDFIGGDMAKDNIVIPVLDDLKKLRENGATIIFLHHQPKQPSNPDENNQAYKGATAFSDSVDEAWYFANRTKDEHGGNKLVVTLEPQKRRDDTKHQAFVVDLSDAAMENLTQADYWDYALNDKQQAALDYALEVIAENPQGIIQGKLASAIYARAKEDEREVVGKNLLWELLKKYDKALFNIRKEPGKNRSIYEPLAGAQKSNEYGAAEIVEFKE
- a CDS encoding flavocytochrome c, which gives rise to MQEQMSRRDLLKLGMAGAGALALGAVNAQASALNAKDVKFDEEWDVIIIGSGFAGLAAGLKAAQKGSKVLILEKMGRIGGNSVINGGGMAVANNPVQAKTNIKDSKELFIADCLKAGLGINHTELLETLVDRGMDAYNFLVENGVQFKEHCAHFGGHTVARSLLTTNDSGSGYIQPMLEKFEALKDKGCELRRRAKFDDFVLDDSGRVVGVTIREEYRFDDKLYSDDLENTSGTKKTLKANKGIVLAAGGFCRDKAFRKLQDPRIPDDVDSTNHPGATAGALLKAFEIGAYPVQVDWIQFGPWASPDEKGFGTAPILTQQGTFKYGIAVDIRTGKRFMNELADRKTRADAEFKILREKPGAYPITFADTKMAFKDLSEEIIQKGMGSGKIVGECATLDDIAKKYGVPADALKETVKKYNEGVKAKKDEFGKQESALSEINEAGPFYVIRLSPKPHHTMGGLKINAKAEVISSKTNKPIPGLFAAGEITGGTHGASRLGTVAITDCIVFGMIAGEKI
- a CDS encoding response regulator transcription factor; translation: MKKILLVSDDAQMQINLNAALYRFNIRIVRFENLSELKEDYYNGNRYIFYVIDVKTKDLANFESVKFLRDNGSLTPVMILVDKAIPALYKKIYYAKYDDFMVKPFLPEEFLFRVFRNCRILLGSKFELKNGAIYDKNSLTLHINGTNIMLGKKEGLFLEILAKNAPHVVTIQELEWSIYKDEEVSSDRLRSLVRQLRAKLPFELIKTVRSIGYSLEE
- a CDS encoding cytochrome c3 family protein produces the protein MKISKKVLALIILVSGIIGFLVVLPVHYALEETSGEKFCVVCHEMDPMVIAYSNDVHSGKGKSGVRAKCVDCHIPHDNLAKYVLVKARNGLMEGYIHFFKDPEAIDWHKNREKREHFVFDNGCVSCHTNLVDNKLTSAQAQKMHAHYQSLLNTDKQLTCASCHAEVGHSGLNNMLNYWKPEYKIYEKKAAIKKEEIKKAYFGEDYVGAKVGNKEDNATKK
- a CDS encoding cytochrome c3 family protein, with translation MKHKAFLALCASMLLCSFAFSAEALGAKITSLTDLNVTDELRAKHPLKPHHEKLSFTCLDCHEGQGNDASKFKSIGDKGCISCHGDKKKIAKRLEYMDLLKANPHNSVHDGPTLYCDECHNEHKKSTNMCTECHEHEVPQWMGVTP